The following proteins are co-located in the Flavobacterium sp. CECT 9288 genome:
- a CDS encoding VF530 family DNA-binding protein, translating into MEKLKSNDPLHGITLQQIVEKLVSHYGFDTLSELIKIKCFSSNPSIKSSLTFLRKTEWARKQVEDLYVKSMKKF; encoded by the coding sequence ATGGAAAAATTAAAATCAAACGACCCGCTACACGGAATCACGCTTCAGCAAATTGTAGAAAAGCTTGTCAGTCATTATGGATTTGACACCCTAAGTGAACTGATTAAAATTAAATGTTTTTCAAGTAATCCTAGTATAAAATCTAGTTTGACTTTTTTAAGAAAAACTGAGTGGGCTCGTAAACAAGTTGAAGATTTGTATGTTAAAAGTATGAAAAAATTTTAA
- a CDS encoding four helix bundle protein — MLVNEPNLEKIYNFEDRLVRFVGECIFFVRKLEKSYEIDYYKNQLIRSSGSAALNYGEAQGTITNKDFIFKVSLSVKELKESRNSLKVLHYIKAGELEERKWLLTEVEELIAIASKMINNKK; from the coding sequence ATGCTTGTAAACGAACCTAATTTAGAAAAAATATACAATTTTGAAGACCGTTTAGTTAGATTTGTGGGAGAATGTATTTTCTTTGTTAGAAAACTAGAAAAATCTTATGAAATTGATTATTATAAAAATCAACTCATACGCTCCTCTGGAAGTGCAGCATTAAATTATGGTGAAGCTCAAGGGACTATTACAAACAAAGATTTTATTTTTAAAGTTTCTCTTTCTGTTAAGGAACTTAAAGAGTCGAGAAATTCATTAAAAGTTTTACATTACATAAAAGCAGGAGAATTAGAAGAAAGAAAATGGCTTTTGACAGAAGTTGAAGAATTAATCGCTATAGCTTCTAAAATGATAAACAACAAAAAATAA
- a CDS encoding Gfo/Idh/MocA family protein → MLKIGVLGAGHLGKIHLRLLQQSDKYELVGFYDPNQENAEKISKEFGYKHFSTIATLIHAVDVIDIVTPTLSHYKCAKVAIKSGKHVFIEKPISNTVEEAEEIIALANEYNVKGQVGHVERFNPAFIATKNMIENPMFIEAHRLAEFNPRGTDVPVVLDLMIHDIDAILSVVKSKVKNISASGVSVISDTPDIANARIEFENGCVANLTASRISMKNMRKSRFFQKDAYISVDFLEKKCEVVKMKDAPEVPGDFDMILQNAEGVKKQIYFSNPDVEQNNAILDELESFADSINDNTTPVVTLDQATEALRVAYQIIDCFKK, encoded by the coding sequence ATGCTAAAAATTGGAGTATTAGGTGCTGGTCACCTAGGAAAAATACATTTGCGTTTATTACAACAATCTGACAAATATGAATTGGTGGGGTTTTACGACCCAAATCAAGAGAATGCTGAAAAGATATCAAAAGAGTTTGGATACAAACATTTTAGTACTATTGCTACTCTTATTCATGCTGTTGATGTAATTGATATTGTTACCCCAACGCTTTCACATTACAAATGTGCAAAAGTAGCTATCAAATCAGGGAAACATGTTTTTATTGAAAAACCAATTTCAAATACAGTAGAAGAAGCAGAAGAAATTATAGCCCTTGCCAATGAATACAATGTAAAAGGTCAAGTAGGTCACGTAGAACGCTTCAACCCTGCATTCATTGCTACTAAAAACATGATTGAAAATCCCATGTTTATTGAAGCGCATCGTTTGGCTGAATTTAATCCGCGAGGAACTGATGTCCCAGTGGTTTTAGATTTAATGATTCATGACATTGATGCTATTTTAAGTGTGGTTAAATCAAAAGTGAAGAATATTAGTGCCAGCGGAGTTTCTGTGATAAGTGACACCCCAGATATTGCAAATGCTAGAATTGAATTCGAAAATGGTTGCGTGGCAAACTTGACAGCTAGCCGAATTTCGATGAAGAACATGCGCAAATCTCGTTTCTTTCAAAAGGACGCTTACATCTCAGTTGATTTCTTAGAGAAAAAATGTGAAGTGGTAAAAATGAAAGATGCTCCAGAAGTTCCAGGCGACTTTGATATGATTTTACAAAATGCCGAAGGCGTAAAAAAACAAATCTACTTCTCCAATCCTGATGTTGAACAAAACAACGCTATACTTGATGAACTAGAATCGTTTGCAGATTCAATAAACGACAATACAACTCCAGTAGTGACTTTAGATCAAGCAACCGAAGCATTACGAGTTGCTTATCAAATTATTGATTGTTTCAAGAAATAA
- a CDS encoding exonuclease domain-containing protein, translating to MYAILDIETTGGQFNEEGITEIAIYKFDGHEIVDQFISLVNPEIPIQPFVVKLTGINNAMLTSAPKFFEVAKRIIEITEGCVIVAHNASFDYRILRTEFRRLGYDFEAKTLCTVALSQKLLPEQPSHSLGKLVRALGIPMADRHRASGDALATVKLFKILLEKDLEKEIVKDFIKLEVQKGIAPKLLDIVSSLPSKTGVYYIHNEKGNLIYIGKSRNIKKRINQHFTGTTNKCKKIQAEVYTVTYDETGSELIALLKESEEIKVNKPIYNRAQRKSIFQLALYAEKDEKGYLNLKLQKADGRKKEITSFTSIQEGKNALFRITSHYNLCQKLTGLYASKTNCFQYTIKECDGACVGEVSPEEYNSRVQAFIDKNSFDNQNMILIDKGRTISERSAVLIENGIYKGYAFYDLNYQITNVEILRNIIIPMQNNRDVKNIIQGHIRKNKTFKIVHL from the coding sequence ATGTACGCAATACTCGACATAGAAACCACAGGAGGACAATTTAACGAAGAAGGAATCACTGAAATTGCCATCTATAAATTTGATGGACATGAAATAGTAGATCAATTCATCAGCTTGGTAAATCCTGAAATTCCCATTCAACCGTTTGTTGTAAAACTTACCGGTATCAATAATGCCATGCTTACATCAGCTCCCAAATTTTTTGAGGTAGCCAAACGCATCATTGAAATTACGGAAGGTTGCGTGATTGTGGCGCACAATGCATCTTTTGATTATAGAATCTTGAGAACTGAGTTTCGCAGATTAGGCTATGATTTTGAAGCTAAAACACTTTGTACAGTTGCCCTTTCACAGAAATTATTACCAGAACAACCCTCACATAGTTTAGGAAAATTAGTGCGAGCACTTGGCATTCCTATGGCCGACAGGCATCGTGCCAGCGGAGACGCATTGGCTACCGTTAAACTGTTTAAAATCCTTTTAGAAAAAGATTTAGAAAAAGAAATTGTTAAAGATTTCATCAAACTAGAAGTACAAAAAGGTATTGCTCCTAAACTCTTAGACATTGTTTCAAGTTTACCATCAAAAACCGGTGTTTACTACATTCATAATGAGAAAGGAAATCTTATTTACATAGGTAAAAGCCGAAACATAAAGAAAAGAATAAACCAGCATTTTACAGGTACTACCAATAAATGCAAAAAAATTCAAGCCGAAGTTTACACAGTAACATATGATGAAACGGGTAGTGAACTAATCGCTTTATTAAAAGAAAGCGAGGAAATCAAAGTCAACAAACCCATATACAACAGGGCACAACGCAAAAGTATTTTTCAATTAGCTTTGTATGCAGAAAAAGATGAGAAGGGATATTTGAACTTAAAACTTCAAAAAGCGGATGGCCGTAAAAAGGAAATCACATCCTTCACTTCTATTCAAGAAGGAAAAAATGCTTTATTTAGAATCACATCTCATTACAATTTATGCCAAAAACTAACGGGTTTGTACGCTAGTAAAACAAACTGCTTTCAATACACCATAAAAGAATGTGATGGCGCTTGCGTAGGAGAAGTATCTCCAGAGGAATACAACAGCAGAGTACAAGCTTTTATCGACAAAAATAGTTTTGACAATCAAAACATGATTTTAATTGACAAAGGCCGAACCATAAGCGAGCGCTCAGCGGTTTTGATAGAAAACGGAATTTACAAAGGGTATGCTTTTTATGATTTGAACTATCAAATAACCAATGTTGAAATCCTAAGAAACATTATTATCCCAATGCAGAATAATCGCGATGTGAAGAATATTATTCAAGGACACATCCGAAAAAACAAAACGTTTAAAATAGTTCATCTATAG
- a CDS encoding DUF1015 domain-containing protein, producing MAKIVPFKAVRPTRDKVCLVTCRSYEEYVNAELAAQLDFNPLSFLHILKPAYTNQETVSFEKRYKQVHQKYEEFKNEIILVKDKKPAIYIHKIVTKTQSFIGIIAGTSVADYCNEIIKKHEDIIAFRVRLLKEYMKYSEFNTEPVLMTYPDNKTIEDWIFNCTQKLADFEFSTTKKEIHYLWKIEDPLEINWIQNIFEKTESLYIADGHHRTEALKLLSEENTDTQNTSKNHILSYLISENNVKIYEFNRLVKDLNGLTKEEFMIALQKNFSIENKLQQPFQPSQKHHFGMYLDNEFYSLVLRKENEIFKSALDSLDTQILYKEVLLPILGIEDLRNDERIEYLSGKQSVLEVKNKIDQGEFEIGFILFPSNIGEIKALADANLIMPPKSTYIEPKFRSGLVVYEL from the coding sequence ATGGCTAAAATAGTTCCTTTTAAAGCAGTAAGACCTACCCGAGACAAAGTATGTCTTGTAACCTGTAGATCTTATGAAGAATATGTAAATGCTGAACTTGCAGCTCAACTGGATTTTAATCCTTTGTCTTTTTTGCACATATTAAAACCCGCTTATACCAATCAAGAAACTGTTTCATTTGAAAAAAGATACAAGCAAGTTCATCAAAAATACGAAGAGTTCAAAAACGAAATCATTCTTGTAAAAGATAAAAAACCAGCAATTTATATTCATAAAATTGTCACTAAAACACAATCATTTATTGGGATCATCGCGGGTACAAGTGTTGCTGATTATTGTAATGAAATTATCAAAAAACACGAAGATATCATAGCATTTAGAGTTCGGTTACTCAAAGAATACATGAAATATTCTGAGTTTAATACAGAACCCGTTTTGATGACTTATCCTGACAACAAAACCATAGAAGATTGGATTTTTAATTGCACTCAAAAATTAGCCGATTTTGAATTTTCGACTACAAAAAAAGAAATTCATTATTTATGGAAGATAGAAGATCCACTTGAAATCAATTGGATTCAAAATATTTTTGAAAAAACAGAGAGCCTTTATATCGCAGATGGACATCATCGTACCGAAGCTTTAAAATTATTATCTGAGGAAAATACCGATACTCAAAACACCTCTAAGAATCATATATTAAGCTACTTAATATCTGAAAATAACGTTAAAATTTATGAATTTAATCGTCTTGTAAAAGATTTAAATGGTTTGACAAAGGAAGAGTTTATGATTGCGTTGCAAAAGAATTTCAGTATTGAAAATAAATTACAACAACCTTTTCAACCCTCTCAAAAACATCACTTTGGGATGTATCTTGATAATGAATTTTATAGTTTAGTACTTCGTAAAGAAAATGAAATATTCAAATCTGCTTTAGACAGTTTAGATACTCAAATTTTATATAAAGAAGTTTTATTACCCATTTTAGGTATTGAAGATTTACGAAATGACGAAAGAATTGAATACCTCTCTGGAAAACAATCCGTATTAGAAGTAAAAAATAAAATAGATCAAGGCGAATTTGAAATCGGATTTATATTATTTCCTTCAAACATAGGGGAAATTAAAGCATTGGCCGATGCTAATTTAATCATGCCTCCAAAAAGTACGTACATAGAACCTAAATTCAGAAGTGGATTAGTAGTTTATGAACTTTAA
- a CDS encoding histidine phosphatase family protein, with amino-acid sequence MKKNLLILALLFFNICLAQQNVTTYYFIRHAEKVDDSKNPDLSESGLKRANQWNAIFADVHFDEIYSTDFKRTTQTAAPTATAKNIKTKLYDLKDLNIENFKNETLNKKVLIVGHSNSIPKFVNQVIKYNLFPDIEDTVFGNLYVITITGDTISYHLLKLP; translated from the coding sequence ATGAAAAAAAACCTACTCATCCTTGCCCTACTGTTTTTTAATATTTGTTTAGCGCAACAAAATGTTACTACCTATTATTTTATCAGACATGCCGAAAAAGTAGATGATTCCAAAAATCCTGATTTATCAGAAAGTGGATTGAAAAGAGCCAATCAATGGAATGCTATTTTTGCGGATGTGCACTTTGACGAAATTTACAGCACCGATTTTAAAAGAACCACACAAACTGCAGCACCTACAGCTACAGCTAAAAATATAAAAACTAAACTGTACGATCTTAAAGATTTAAATATTGAAAATTTCAAAAATGAAACTCTAAATAAAAAAGTCTTGATTGTAGGACACAGCAATTCAATACCCAAGTTTGTAAACCAAGTTATCAAATACAATTTGTTTCCTGATATTGAAGATACGGTTTTTGGGAACTTGTATGTAATTACAATCACTGGTGATACCATAAGCTACCATTTATTGAAATTACCATAA
- a CDS encoding DUF3575 domain-containing protein translates to MKKFLIIFVLITYSSISAQTYVKANAFTTLFTIPNVGIETSIGKKSTFHFDALASFWKSVNGKPREFYTFTPEYRYHFKEKYNGFYAGAHIGASIFNFQKWNYLNTNLYEKGLGYFAGATIGYQVKVSDKFMIDCFLGGGWHQGFYKGYDLTTGERYDKAKNYNKSGESLPYRGGVMVSYKIN, encoded by the coding sequence ATGAAAAAATTCCTGATCATCTTTGTTTTAATAACGTATTCCTCCATTTCTGCCCAAACCTATGTAAAAGCAAATGCTTTTACAACGCTTTTTACAATTCCTAATGTAGGTATAGAAACTAGCATTGGTAAAAAATCAACTTTTCATTTTGATGCTCTTGCTTCCTTTTGGAAATCTGTAAACGGTAAACCCAGAGAATTTTACACCTTTACTCCTGAATATAGATACCATTTCAAAGAAAAATACAATGGATTTTATGCAGGCGCACACATAGGGGCAAGTATTTTTAATTTCCAAAAATGGAATTATTTAAATACTAATTTATATGAAAAGGGTCTTGGATATTTTGCAGGAGCTACCATAGGATATCAAGTAAAAGTAAGTGATAAATTTATGATTGATTGCTTTTTAGGTGGTGGTTGGCATCAAGGATTTTACAAAGGATATGACTTAACTACGGGTGAACGCTATGATAAAGCCAAAAATTACAATAAAAGTGGAGAATCTTTGCCCTATCGAGGCGGTGTGATGGTTTCGTATAAAATTAATTAA
- the miaA gene encoding tRNA (adenosine(37)-N6)-dimethylallyltransferase MiaA, protein MKYLITIVGPTAIGKTSLSIVLANHFNCEIVSCDSRQFFKEMTIGTAVPSLAELAAAKHHFIQNKSIFENYTVGDFEKEALAKLNELFQDHDYAILVGGSGLYVDAIIKGFDEFPEIDPAIRAKITTQYEKLGIGYLQQELEHLDHAYYKTLSTENPQTLQNPQRMMRFVEVCLGTGKPYSSFLNQKKNNRDFTPILIGLEADRKIIYNRINQRVDIMMNEGLLKEAKTLYPNKELNALQTVGYRELFSFFDKEFSLEFAIEEIKKNTRRFSKRQLTWFKRNEKTKWFDFETPYDKIIAYINSKK, encoded by the coding sequence ATGAAATACTTAATCACAATCGTCGGTCCTACAGCTATAGGGAAAACTTCTCTTAGCATTGTTTTGGCAAACCACTTTAATTGCGAAATCGTGTCATGCGATAGCCGACAGTTTTTTAAAGAAATGACCATTGGCACCGCCGTTCCCAGCTTAGCTGAATTGGCAGCAGCCAAACACCATTTTATTCAAAACAAGTCTATTTTTGAAAATTATACCGTTGGCGATTTCGAAAAAGAAGCCCTTGCTAAACTTAACGAACTATTTCAAGATCATGACTACGCCATTCTAGTAGGCGGTTCTGGTTTATATGTTGATGCCATTATCAAAGGCTTTGATGAATTTCCTGAAATCGATCCTGCAATTCGTGCTAAAATAACCACACAATATGAAAAACTTGGCATAGGATATTTACAGCAAGAACTTGAACATTTAGATCATGCTTATTACAAAACCCTTTCCACAGAAAATCCCCAAACCTTGCAAAACCCGCAGCGCATGATGCGTTTTGTAGAAGTATGCTTAGGAACAGGAAAACCGTATTCCTCTTTCTTGAACCAGAAAAAAAACAATCGTGACTTCACTCCTATTTTAATCGGTTTGGAAGCTGATCGAAAAATAATATATAACAGAATCAACCAACGTGTAGATATCATGATGAATGAAGGTTTACTAAAAGAAGCCAAAACTTTATATCCAAACAAAGAATTAAACGCTTTACAAACGGTAGGATATAGAGAATTATTTAGTTTTTTTGACAAAGAATTTTCATTAGAATTTGCCATCGAAGAAATAAAGAAAAATACAAGACGTTTTTCTAAACGTCAATTGACCTGGTTTAAAAGAAATGAAAAGACCAAATGGTTTGACTTTGAAACACCCTACGACAAAATCATTGCCTACATAAATTCAAAAAAATAA
- a CDS encoding GNAT family N-acetyltransferase translates to MLTINFTPFPNLETDRLLLRRVNAGDVKEILMLRSNPETMQYIPRPLLKTDEEALEHIAMIDQKIEVNEGINWAITLKDNPTLIGIIGHYRIKPEHYRAEIGYMLLPDYHKRGIITEAVKAAVHYGFHDLKLHSIEAVIAPENIGSAKVLEKNGFIKEAHFKEYEFYNGKFLDSVIYSLLDHS, encoded by the coding sequence ATGTTGACCATCAATTTCACACCATTTCCAAATCTTGAAACCGACCGTTTACTTTTAAGAAGAGTAAACGCAGGTGATGTAAAAGAAATTTTAATGTTACGATCTAATCCAGAAACCATGCAGTATATCCCTCGTCCTTTGTTAAAAACTGATGAAGAAGCTTTGGAACATATTGCTATGATTGATCAAAAAATTGAAGTTAATGAAGGTATAAACTGGGCTATAACTTTAAAAGATAATCCAACACTCATCGGGATTATTGGTCATTATCGCATTAAACCAGAACATTACCGAGCCGAAATTGGATACATGCTACTTCCTGATTATCATAAAAGAGGAATCATAACTGAGGCAGTTAAGGCTGCAGTTCATTATGGGTTTCATGACTTAAAACTACATTCTATAGAAGCAGTTATAGCACCTGAAAATATTGGATCAGCAAAAGTTTTAGAAAAAAATGGTTTTATAAAAGAAGCGCATTTTAAAGAATATGAATTTTACAATGGTAAATTTTTAGACTCTGTGATCTATTCCTTACTAGATCACTCATAA
- a CDS encoding 3-hydroxyacyl-CoA dehydrogenase family protein, whose product MKTIAVIGAGTMGNGIAHTFAQSGFTVKLIDVSEQSLDKGMATIAANLDRMIAKGTITEEDKTKTITNIITYNDIEDGVVGVDLVVEAATENVALKLNIFEKLNKLCSHDTILATNTSSISITQIGAVVAHPERVIGMHFMNPVPIMKLVEIIRGYNTSDEVTKTIMSLSEKLGKTPVEVNDYPGFVANRILMPMINEAIETLYNKVAGVYEIDTVMKLGMGQPMGPLQLADFIGLDVCLAILNVMYDGFKNPKYAPCPLLVNMVRAGKMGVKSGEGFYDYSESKKAEKISKQFI is encoded by the coding sequence ATGAAAACAATAGCCGTAATCGGAGCAGGAACAATGGGTAATGGAATTGCACATACCTTTGCACAAAGTGGTTTTACCGTAAAATTAATAGATGTTTCTGAACAATCTTTAGATAAAGGAATGGCAACTATTGCCGCTAATTTAGATCGAATGATTGCTAAAGGTACTATCACCGAAGAAGACAAAACAAAAACAATTACTAACATTATTACTTACAATGATATCGAAGATGGTGTTGTAGGTGTTGATTTAGTTGTTGAAGCTGCCACCGAAAATGTGGCTCTAAAATTGAACATTTTTGAGAAGTTGAATAAACTTTGTTCTCACGATACCATCTTGGCTACCAATACATCGTCTATTTCTATCACACAAATAGGTGCGGTTGTTGCACACCCAGAGCGTGTTATAGGCATGCATTTTATGAATCCAGTGCCTATTATGAAATTAGTAGAGATTATCCGCGGTTACAACACCTCAGATGAAGTTACAAAAACCATCATGAGTCTTTCTGAAAAACTAGGAAAAACACCTGTTGAAGTGAATGATTATCCAGGTTTTGTAGCCAACAGAATTTTAATGCCAATGATTAATGAAGCTATTGAGACTTTGTACAATAAAGTTGCTGGTGTATACGAAATTGACACGGTGATGAAATTAGGAATGGGCCAACCCATGGGACCACTGCAACTTGCTGATTTTATTGGTCTTGATGTGTGTTTGGCTATACTAAATGTAATGTATGATGGTTTCAAAAATCCGAAATATGCTCCTTGTCCTTTATTAGTAAATATGGTTCGAGCAGGAAAAATGGGAGTAAAATCTGGTGAAGGTTTCTACGATTATTCCGAAAGTAAAAAAGCAGAAAAGATTTCTAAACAATTTATTTAA
- a CDS encoding YggS family pyridoxal phosphate-dependent enzyme has product MSIATNLLGIKTSLPEHVTLVAVSKTKPVSDLMEAYEAGQRIFGENKIQEMADKWEQMPKDIEWHMIGHVQTNKVKFMAPFVSLIHGVDSLKLLQEINKQALKNNRIIDCLLQIYIAEEETKFGLDQDELASLLTSNEFKELKNIQIVGLMGMATFTDNKDQIKKEFTQLKTIFEKTKKLKSENCQIDILSMGMSGDYQLAIECGSTMVRIGSSIFGGRN; this is encoded by the coding sequence ATGTCAATAGCTACAAATTTACTTGGAATTAAAACGTCATTACCAGAGCATGTAACTTTAGTTGCAGTTTCAAAAACCAAACCGGTTTCGGATTTGATGGAAGCTTATGAAGCTGGACAACGCATTTTTGGAGAAAACAAAATCCAAGAAATGGCCGATAAATGGGAACAAATGCCCAAAGATATCGAGTGGCACATGATTGGTCACGTTCAAACGAACAAAGTAAAATTTATGGCACCGTTTGTGAGCTTAATTCACGGAGTAGACAGCCTTAAACTATTACAAGAAATCAACAAACAAGCGTTAAAAAATAACCGAATTATAGATTGTTTATTGCAAATTTACATTGCCGAGGAAGAAACAAAATTTGGTCTTGATCAGGATGAACTTGCTTCCCTGCTAACATCAAATGAATTCAAAGAACTGAAAAACATTCAAATCGTTGGATTAATGGGAATGGCTACTTTCACTGATAATAAAGATCAAATCAAGAAAGAATTCACGCAATTGAAAACAATTTTTGAAAAAACAAAAAAACTGAAAAGTGAAAACTGCCAAATCGACATCCTCTCAATGGGAATGTCCGGTGACTATCAACTCGCAATTGAATGTGGCAGTACTATGGTTAGAATAGGAAGTAGTATCTTTGGGGGAAGAAATTAA
- a CDS encoding aldose 1-epimerase family protein yields MNTTLKNHKLTATINHRGAELISLKDNDQRDYIWNGNPEFWGKHSPVLFPIVGTLKNNSFHYENQEYHLSRHGFARDMDFELVESTAEKAVFLLSHNSETLKNYPFEFQLQLIYTLEETKLSISYHVFNAGTNTMPFSIGAHPAFALPESFESYEIEFDQNEPLQYHLLENDLVSNETKKLNTQDKKLPLDYTLFELDALIFKTIQSKNLTILENKKPILKVEYEDFPSLGIWTKKAAPFICIEPWFGYSDVLESTGDLLLKEGIQILEPNATFQSIFSIKIL; encoded by the coding sequence TTGAATACAACCTTAAAAAACCACAAACTCACCGCAACCATAAATCATCGTGGTGCCGAGCTCATTTCTCTAAAAGACAACGATCAAAGAGACTATATTTGGAATGGAAATCCTGAATTTTGGGGCAAGCATTCTCCGGTACTGTTCCCAATTGTAGGAACTTTAAAAAACAATTCATTTCATTATGAAAACCAAGAATATCACTTATCACGCCACGGTTTTGCTCGAGATATGGATTTTGAATTAGTTGAAAGCACTGCCGAAAAAGCTGTTTTTTTGTTGTCACATAATAGTGAAACTTTAAAAAATTACCCTTTTGAGTTTCAATTGCAACTAATCTATACTCTGGAAGAAACAAAATTATCTATTTCTTACCATGTATTTAATGCAGGCACAAATACAATGCCTTTTTCTATTGGTGCTCACCCAGCCTTTGCGCTTCCAGAATCATTTGAAAGCTATGAAATCGAATTTGATCAAAATGAACCTTTGCAATATCATCTTTTAGAAAATGATTTAGTATCGAATGAAACTAAAAAATTAAATACTCAAGACAAAAAACTTCCTCTTGATTACACCCTATTCGAACTTGATGCGTTAATTTTTAAAACCATACAATCTAAAAATCTTACCATTTTAGAAAATAAAAAACCTATTTTAAAAGTTGAATATGAAGATTTTCCAAGTTTAGGAATATGGACAAAAAAAGCAGCACCATTTATTTGTATTGAACCATGGTTTGGATATTCTGATGTACTGGAGAGTACTGGAGATTTACTACTAAAAGAGGGCATTCAAATTTTAGAACCAAACGCAACCTTTCAATCTATATTCTCTATCAAAATTCTTTAA
- a CDS encoding protein-L-isoaspartate(D-aspartate) O-methyltransferase, with the protein MKDTAKHQGLRNQLVSVLEQKGITDKNVLEAIKKIPRHLFLDSSFEDYAYQDKAFPIGAGQTISQPYTVAFQSQLLEVKKEDKILEIGTGSGYQTAVLCTMGAKVYSVERQNELFKKTTNLFPKLNIRPKHTSFGDGYKGLPNYAPFDSIIVTAGAPIIPKPLMAQLKIGGRLVIPLGEDVQIMTLLVRINETQFEKHEFGEFRFVPLLEDKN; encoded by the coding sequence TTGAAAGATACAGCAAAACATCAAGGACTTCGGAATCAATTAGTAAGCGTTTTAGAGCAAAAAGGGATCACGGATAAAAATGTTTTGGAAGCCATAAAAAAGATACCACGTCACTTATTTTTGGATTCAAGCTTTGAAGATTATGCTTATCAAGATAAGGCTTTTCCTATTGGTGCTGGGCAAACTATTTCACAACCGTACACCGTTGCTTTTCAATCTCAATTATTAGAAGTAAAAAAGGAAGATAAAATACTAGAAATTGGAACAGGATCGGGATATCAAACAGCAGTTTTATGTACCATGGGCGCTAAAGTGTATAGTGTAGAACGCCAAAATGAATTGTTTAAAAAAACTACAAATTTATTTCCTAAACTTAATATTCGTCCTAAACACACTTCGTTTGGTGATGGATACAAAGGGTTACCTAATTACGCTCCATTCGACAGCATTATTGTAACGGCTGGTGCGCCAATTATTCCTAAACCGTTGATGGCGCAATTAAAAATAGGAGGAAGGCTAGTAATTCCACTTGGTGAAGACGTGCAAATTATGACCTTGCTTGTTCGAATTAATGAAACTCAATTTGAAAAGCACGAATTTGGAGAATTTAGATTTGTTCCTTTATTAGAAGATAAAAATTAA
- the smpB gene encoding SsrA-binding protein SmpB, which produces MLKTINIYNKRAKFDYEIIETFTAGIVLAGTEIKSIRLGKANITESFCEFSNLELFAINTYIEEYSFGNQFNHKARSERKLLLNKKELKSLSKSVQAKGLTIVPLKLFTNEKGMAKLQIGLCKGKKTYDKRESLKEQDTKRDLERIKKSF; this is translated from the coding sequence ATGCTAAAAACAATCAACATTTACAATAAAAGAGCCAAATTCGATTATGAAATTATCGAAACATTTACGGCTGGAATCGTTTTGGCTGGTACTGAGATTAAATCAATTCGTTTAGGCAAAGCCAATATTACAGAAAGTTTTTGTGAATTCAGTAATCTTGAATTGTTTGCCATAAACACCTACATTGAGGAATACTCTTTTGGGAATCAATTCAACCACAAAGCTAGAAGCGAACGTAAATTACTCTTAAATAAAAAAGAACTTAAAAGTTTATCTAAAAGTGTTCAAGCTAAAGGCTTAACAATAGTTCCTCTTAAATTATTTACAAATGAAAAAGGAATGGCAAAACTTCAAATAGGACTTTGTAAAGGAAAGAAAACTTATGACAAACGAGAATCTTTAAAAGAACAGGATACAAAACGAGACTTAGAACGCATAAAAAAATCATTTTAA